A single genomic interval of Nonomuraea rubra harbors:
- a CDS encoding flavin reductase family protein — MNVSSSTALTDSVTDSAALRHAFGAFATGVTVVTTGGPVPHAMTANSFTSVSLDPPLLLICVAKSASMHRFLGDSTFFGVSVLAAHQEAEARHFANRYRETGAAQFAAVDVVPGELTDVPLIADAAVCFECDLWRSYDGGDHTIFLGKVLSMRQRPGSDGLLVYRGRFASLEEVAA; from the coding sequence CGGCACTGCGTCACGCGTTCGGCGCCTTCGCCACCGGAGTCACCGTGGTGACGACGGGCGGCCCGGTCCCTCATGCCATGACGGCCAACTCCTTCACCTCGGTCTCACTCGACCCGCCGCTGCTGCTGATCTGCGTCGCCAAGTCGGCGTCGATGCACCGCTTCCTCGGGGACAGCACGTTCTTCGGCGTCTCGGTGCTGGCCGCCCACCAGGAGGCGGAGGCCAGGCACTTCGCCAACCGCTACCGCGAGACGGGCGCGGCCCAGTTCGCCGCGGTGGACGTGGTGCCGGGCGAGCTCACGGACGTCCCGCTGATCGCGGACGCCGCCGTGTGCTTCGAGTGCGACCTGTGGCGCTCCTACGATGGCGGCGACCACACGATCTTCCTCGGCAAGGTGCTGTCGATGCGGCAGCGCCCCGGCAGTGACGGGCTGCTGGTGTATCGGGGCAGGTTCGCCTCGCTCGAAGAGGTCGCGGCGTAA
- a CDS encoding cytochrome P450, which translates to MVVHLPPQAAPARVRAAPPGPPLWAGPALFRQLVSDRLGMLSGAVSRYGDAVRLTIGPKSLYLFNHPDHAKHVLADNNAGYRKGLGLAEARRVLGDGLLTSHGQVWRDQRRSIQPLFQNKRLAGQDTAVAEETGRLVARLRAHAGRGPVDVAHEMTALTLGVLGRTLLEADLGAYESIGHAFEGVQDQAMFEMVTLGAVPLWLPLPLHLRFRRSRRELHRIADALIAHRIEHPTGGDDLLSRLIASAGQAPGERAARDRLRAELITVLLAGHETTASTLSWAFHLIDRHPGVRERLREEAVSVLGDRPPTVADLPRLTYTTMVLEEVMRLYPPVWALTRVAVTGDEVGGYRVPAGADVLISPYTLHRHPGWWREPERFDPERFAPEARSDRPRYAYIPFGAGPRFCVGSHLGMMEAVFVLASVARELRLTGLPGRPAVPEAMLSLRVRGGLPMTVSLL; encoded by the coding sequence ATGGTCGTCCACCTCCCGCCGCAGGCGGCGCCGGCACGCGTGCGTGCGGCGCCGCCCGGCCCGCCCCTGTGGGCGGGCCCCGCCCTGTTCAGGCAGCTCGTCTCGGACCGGCTCGGGATGTTGTCGGGCGCCGTCTCCAGGTACGGCGACGCCGTGCGCCTCACCATCGGCCCCAAGAGCCTCTACCTGTTCAACCACCCCGACCACGCCAAGCACGTGCTGGCCGACAACAACGCCGGCTACCGCAAGGGTCTCGGCCTGGCCGAGGCCAGGCGGGTCCTCGGCGACGGCCTGCTGACCAGCCACGGCCAGGTGTGGCGCGACCAGCGCAGGTCGATCCAGCCGCTCTTCCAGAACAAGCGGCTGGCCGGGCAGGACACGGCCGTCGCCGAGGAGACGGGCAGGCTCGTGGCGCGGCTGCGGGCCCACGCCGGCCGCGGGCCCGTGGACGTGGCGCACGAGATGACCGCGCTCACGCTCGGCGTGCTCGGCAGGACGCTGCTGGAGGCCGATCTCGGCGCGTACGAGTCCATCGGGCACGCCTTCGAGGGCGTCCAGGACCAGGCGATGTTCGAGATGGTCACGCTCGGCGCGGTGCCGCTGTGGCTGCCGCTCCCGCTCCACCTGCGCTTCCGCAGGTCGCGCCGCGAGCTGCACCGGATCGCCGACGCGCTGATCGCCCACCGGATCGAGCATCCGACCGGCGGGGACGACCTGCTGTCCCGCCTGATCGCCTCCGCCGGGCAGGCTCCCGGCGAGCGGGCGGCCCGCGACCGCCTGCGCGCCGAGCTGATCACGGTCCTGCTGGCCGGCCACGAGACCACGGCTTCGACGCTGTCGTGGGCCTTCCACCTGATCGACCGCCATCCCGGCGTGCGCGAGCGGCTGCGCGAGGAGGCCGTCTCCGTGCTCGGCGACCGGCCGCCCACTGTCGCCGACCTGCCCAGGCTCACCTACACCACCATGGTGCTGGAGGAGGTCATGCGGCTCTACCCGCCGGTGTGGGCGCTGACCCGCGTGGCGGTGACGGGCGACGAGGTGGGTGGGTACCGGGTGCCCGCCGGGGCCGACGTGCTGATCAGCCCGTACACGCTGCACCGGCATCCGGGCTGGTGGCGGGAGCCGGAGCGGTTCGACCCCGAGCGGTTCGCGCCGGAGGCGCGGTCGGACCGGCCCCGGTACGCCTACATCCCGTTCGGCGCCGGGCCGCGGTTCTGCGTCGGGAGCCACCTGGGGATGATGGAGGCCGTCTTCGTGCTCGCGTCGGTGGCGCGGGAGCTGCGGCTGACCGGCCTGCCCGGGCGGCCGGCGGTGCCCGAGGCGATGTTGTCGCTGCGGGTGCGCGGCGGGCTGCCGATGACCGTCAGCCTCCTGTGA
- a CDS encoding helix-turn-helix domain-containing protein, with protein MDDVIERAVMRVIENIQENFGEQITIDDMAHTAMFSKFHFSRVFQRVTGLSPGRFLSAVRLREAKRLLASTSLNIAYISHQVGYSSVGTFSSRFTRSVGLSPSRYRQVLGVSRKSLAGGASRSRGGGTATVHGTVTSPLPDRPVFAGMFVGQLLEGKPASYTVLSRPGPFVMDDVPAGHWYLLAQSVAEGCDDAVNLPPTTEVSLCVARRGPIAVGEQGGTHRADLTLRPMSSFDPPHLLALRDVLAAWNQEAWNQEGDG; from the coding sequence ATGGACGACGTCATTGAACGAGCCGTCATGCGAGTGATCGAGAACATCCAGGAAAACTTCGGTGAGCAGATCACGATCGACGACATGGCGCACACCGCGATGTTCAGCAAGTTCCACTTCTCGCGGGTCTTCCAGCGTGTCACGGGGCTGTCGCCCGGCCGGTTCCTGTCGGCGGTGCGGCTGCGCGAGGCCAAGCGGCTGCTCGCCTCGACCTCGCTGAACATCGCCTACATCAGCCACCAGGTCGGCTACTCCAGCGTCGGCACGTTCAGCAGCCGGTTCACGCGCAGTGTCGGCCTGTCACCCAGCCGGTACCGCCAGGTCCTGGGCGTCTCCAGGAAGAGCCTGGCGGGCGGGGCGAGCCGGTCGCGCGGCGGCGGCACCGCCACCGTCCACGGCACGGTCACCTCGCCGCTGCCCGACAGGCCCGTCTTCGCGGGGATGTTCGTGGGGCAGCTCCTGGAGGGCAAGCCGGCCAGCTACACCGTGCTCAGCCGTCCCGGCCCCTTCGTCATGGACGACGTGCCGGCGGGCCACTGGTACCTGCTGGCCCAGTCGGTGGCCGAGGGCTGCGACGACGCCGTCAACCTGCCGCCCACCACCGAGGTCTCGCTGTGCGTGGCGCGCCGCGGACCGATCGCGGTCGGCGAACAGGGCGGCACCCACCGGGCCGACCTCACGCTCCGGCCCATGAGCAGCTTCGACCCGCCTCACCTGCTCGCTCTTCGCGACGTGCTGGCTGCGTGGAACCAGGAGGCGTGGAACCAGGAGGGCGACGGGTGA